A window of Corallococcus macrosporus DSM 14697 contains these coding sequences:
- a CDS encoding methyl-accepting chemotaxis protein has protein sequence MSLPQQSFATQLSQQFRQSLGLAPKFVLVTALISATAATLLTGVATRRLESDLADSYLGAGRHVARGLAVAAEQGVATGASALQPMLDASVGHSDLAYAFIQDSAGNVVAHTFPDGFPDALKEAVATAGAGAVLEADAGGRRLRAMDVVAPVAGGRLGAVHVGVSWDHIDGLVSALRVRMVGFAALLVALGVAVSALFGRSIVGPLKSLTEVAGHIVESGDLTRPIQVKSGDEVGRLASSFSQMVARLREVTVNLQQAAVALTQSTEHLNASSTEQAQTISRQAAALQETQVTAQEIKQTSMLAAQKAESVLSVAERADTLAKSGEASIELTMAGLNDIRAQVGEIAQKIVELGERTQQIGGITQTVKDLADQSNMLALNAAIESVRSGEHGKGFGVVAREIRALADQSIEATTRVRELLDDIANQVTVAVRITERGAERMESGLAQVRTSGQNLRELSSIVQDNAAAVRQIAAAVSQQNVGINQITLAVNDLSKMMDETVARIGSTGEAATTLQIISEQLSSAVKSYRVE, from the coding sequence GTGAGCCTCCCGCAACAGTCCTTCGCCACCCAGTTGTCGCAGCAGTTCCGCCAGTCGTTGGGGCTGGCGCCCAAGTTCGTGCTCGTCACGGCGCTCATCAGCGCGACGGCGGCCACGCTGCTCACCGGCGTCGCCACGCGGCGGCTGGAGAGCGACCTGGCCGACAGCTACCTGGGCGCCGGGCGGCACGTGGCCCGGGGCCTGGCGGTGGCGGCGGAGCAGGGCGTGGCGACGGGGGCCAGCGCGCTCCAGCCCATGCTGGACGCCAGCGTGGGCCACTCCGACCTGGCCTATGCCTTCATCCAGGACTCAGCCGGCAACGTGGTGGCCCACACCTTCCCGGACGGCTTCCCGGACGCGCTGAAGGAGGCGGTGGCCACCGCGGGCGCGGGCGCGGTGCTGGAGGCGGACGCCGGGGGACGCCGCCTGCGCGCCATGGACGTGGTGGCGCCGGTGGCCGGCGGCCGCCTGGGCGCGGTGCACGTGGGCGTGTCCTGGGACCACATCGACGGGCTGGTGTCCGCGCTGCGCGTGCGCATGGTGGGCTTCGCGGCGCTGCTGGTGGCCCTGGGCGTGGCGGTGTCCGCGCTGTTCGGCCGCAGCATCGTCGGGCCGCTGAAGAGCCTGACGGAGGTGGCCGGCCACATCGTGGAGTCCGGCGACCTCACCCGCCCCATCCAGGTGAAGAGCGGGGACGAGGTGGGCCGGCTGGCCAGCTCCTTCTCGCAGATGGTGGCGCGGCTGCGCGAGGTGACGGTGAACCTCCAGCAGGCGGCCGTGGCCCTCACCCAGTCCACCGAGCACCTCAACGCCTCCTCCACGGAGCAGGCGCAGACCATCTCCCGGCAGGCCGCGGCGCTGCAGGAGACGCAGGTGACGGCGCAGGAAATCAAGCAGACCTCCATGCTGGCCGCGCAGAAGGCGGAGAGCGTGCTGTCGGTGGCCGAGCGCGCCGACACGCTGGCCAAGTCCGGCGAGGCCTCGATTGAGCTCACCATGGCGGGGCTCAACGACATCCGCGCCCAGGTGGGGGAGATTGCACAGAAAATCGTCGAGCTGGGCGAGCGCACGCAGCAGATTGGCGGCATCACCCAGACGGTGAAGGACCTGGCGGACCAGTCCAACATGCTGGCGCTCAACGCCGCCATCGAGTCCGTCCGCTCCGGCGAGCACGGCAAGGGCTTTGGCGTGGTGGCGCGTGAAATCCGCGCCCTGGCGGACCAGTCCATCGAAGCCACCACGCGCGTGCGCGAGCTGCTGGACGACATCGCCAACCAGGTGACGGTGGCGGTGCGAATCACGGAGCGCGGCGCCGAGCGCATGGAGTCGGGCCTGGCCCAGGTGCGCACCAGCGGGCAGAACCTCCGCGAGCTGTCGTCCATCGTCCAGGACAACGCCGCCGCCGTCCGGCAGATTGCCGCCGCCGTCAGCCAGCAGAACGTGGGCATCAACCAAATCACGCTGGCGGTGAATGACCTGTCCAAGATGATGGACGAGACGGTGGCCCGCATCGGCTCCACCGGCGAGGCCGCCACCACGCTGCAAATCATCTCCGAGCAGCTCTCCAGCGCGGTGAAGAGCTACCGCGTGGAGTAG
- a CDS encoding DUF2378 family protein, producing MPPPMPRIPASVFEGLFVRGLQADAALLRELETLGYDSRKPELDYPITLWQRAVALARRERYAELGDEDAYRRLGRQSVLGFAQTLVGRMTAVALPLIGPAQTLERVPRYLAMMGRSDLDVSMSPEGERGRRISMSDRFNRPELMAGGLEAMLELANARPRITVEERSSEGYRLLVRW from the coding sequence ATGCCCCCTCCCATGCCTCGCATCCCCGCCAGCGTGTTCGAGGGACTGTTCGTGCGGGGGCTCCAGGCGGACGCCGCCCTGCTGCGGGAGCTGGAGACGCTGGGGTACGACAGCCGGAAGCCGGAGCTGGACTACCCCATCACCCTCTGGCAGCGGGCGGTGGCCCTGGCGCGGCGGGAGCGCTACGCGGAGCTCGGTGACGAGGACGCCTACCGGCGACTGGGCCGCCAGAGCGTCCTTGGCTTCGCGCAGACGTTGGTGGGCCGCATGACGGCGGTGGCCCTGCCCCTGATTGGCCCGGCGCAGACGCTGGAGCGGGTGCCTCGCTACCTGGCGATGATGGGCCGCTCGGACCTGGACGTCTCGATGTCCCCCGAGGGCGAGCGGGGTCGCCGCATCTCCATGTCGGACCGCTTCAACCGGCCCGAGCTGATGGCGGGGGGCCTGGAGGCCATGTTGGAGCTGGCCAACGCCCGGCCTCGAATCACCGTGGAGGAGCGCAGCAGCGAGGGGTACCGTCTGCTCGTGCGCTGGTAG
- a CDS encoding class I SAM-dependent methyltransferase, whose protein sequence is MPVVHGDAEDGHRGAPAGDDSRGARSGVRLRRNVKASQVRRELLPDQSPALLRELHLLTREGHLNADALRKLKQVNHLMGLLRPAVEDVQARHPNAVMVDAGSGNAYLGFVLYELFLKNADSGALLSIEGRPELTERAQGRAQRLGFTRMQFQTAHIDTATYPERIHLLMALHACDTATDDALVAAIRHGADHVAVVPCCQAEVAAQLKEKRPVVASSGSMSLLYAHAWHRREFGSHLTNVIRALTLEAFGYQVTVTELTGWEHSLKNELILGRRVHRENRRARAQLERLLAETGVTPKLTRELGVKPTAAAGGTVSSTEAPESPGPASSEPAPASAGSEA, encoded by the coding sequence CTGCCCGTCGTCCACGGCGACGCTGAAGATGGGCATCGAGGGGCGCCTGCGGGAGATGATTCCCGAGGTGCTCGAAGTGGTGTCCGTCTGAGGCGCAACGTCAAGGCCTCGCAGGTCCGGCGGGAGCTGCTGCCGGACCAGTCCCCCGCGCTGCTGCGCGAGCTGCACCTGCTCACGCGCGAGGGGCACCTCAACGCGGACGCGCTGCGCAAGCTCAAGCAGGTGAACCACCTGATGGGCCTCCTGCGCCCCGCCGTGGAGGACGTCCAGGCGCGCCACCCCAACGCGGTGATGGTGGACGCGGGCAGCGGCAACGCCTACCTGGGCTTCGTCCTCTACGAGCTGTTCCTCAAGAACGCGGACAGCGGCGCGCTGCTCTCCATTGAAGGCCGGCCGGAGCTGACGGAGCGGGCCCAGGGCCGCGCCCAGCGGCTGGGCTTCACGCGGATGCAGTTCCAGACGGCGCACATCGACACGGCGACGTACCCGGAGCGCATCCACCTGCTGATGGCGCTGCACGCGTGTGACACGGCCACGGATGACGCGCTCGTCGCGGCCATCCGCCATGGCGCGGACCACGTGGCGGTGGTGCCGTGCTGCCAGGCGGAGGTGGCCGCGCAGCTCAAGGAGAAGCGCCCCGTCGTGGCCAGCAGTGGCTCCATGTCGCTGCTGTACGCGCACGCGTGGCACCGGCGCGAGTTCGGCTCGCACCTGACGAACGTCATCCGCGCGCTGACGCTGGAGGCCTTCGGCTACCAGGTGACGGTGACGGAGCTGACGGGCTGGGAGCACTCGTTGAAGAACGAGCTCATCCTGGGCCGCCGGGTGCACCGGGAGAACCGGCGCGCGCGCGCGCAGTTGGAGCGGCTGCTGGCGGAGACCGGCGTGACGCCCAAGCTGACGCGCGAGCTGGGCGTGAAGCCCACGGCGGCGGCCGGGGGAACCGTCTCCTCGACGGAGGCGCCGGAGTCCCCTGGACCTGCTTCGTCCGAGCCAGCGCCGGCCTCCGCCGGCTCCGAGGCGTGA
- the clpA gene encoding ATP-dependent Clp protease ATP-binding subunit ClpA, translating to MAGPLIAKELQASFRTALDEARKMRHEYLTLEHLLLALTRDSRTREILKGCGANVSQLQERLVSFLEETVERLPEGVDAEPQQTIGVERVLHRAAMHALSAEQKLIDGGDVLVALFREDESHALYLLQQEGVTRLDLLNYISHGVTKDGEGEGEEGAGHAAPAGDDDEGESSKKSPLEAYTVQLNIEAREGRIDPLIGREKELERTIQVLCRRRKNNPLYVGEAGVGKTAIAEGLALHIHEGRVPEVLKDAVVYSLDMGALLAGTKFRGQFEERLKGVLKALKEQPNAVLFIDEIHTIVGAGATSGGSMDASNLLKPALASGRLRCIGSTTYQEYKSAFERDRALSRRFQKIEVGEPSIEDTVLILEGLKSRYEEHHGVKYQPEAIRAAAELSAKHINDRFLPDKAIDVIDETGSAERLKPEGQRSGTVTGADVEAVVAKMARIPAKSVSASEGVQLQNLEKDLQGVIFGQDSAIKDLVSAIMLARSGLRAPEKPIGSFLFSGPTGVGKTELAKQLAQSLGVEFLRYDMSEYSEKHTVSRLIGAPPGYVGFDQGGLLTDAVRKHPYAVVVLDEIEKAHPDLFNILLQVMDHATLTDNNGRKADFRNIVLILTTNAGAQEMSTKAIGFGDLAKPADATRAKKAIERTFTPEFRNRLDGWILFSGLPPEVILKVVDKEVRLLQKMLDEKKVKLSLTPAARAWLAEHGYDPAFGARPMARLVDNSLKKPLAQALLFGDLKDGGTAYYDVDGDSLKLRTEPATAEVA from the coding sequence GTGGCAGGACCGCTGATTGCCAAAGAGTTGCAGGCCAGCTTCCGCACCGCCCTGGACGAGGCGCGGAAGATGCGCCACGAGTACCTGACGCTGGAACACCTGCTCCTGGCGCTCACCAGGGATTCACGCACCCGCGAAATCCTGAAGGGGTGCGGCGCCAACGTGTCACAACTCCAGGAGCGCCTGGTCTCCTTCCTGGAGGAGACGGTCGAGCGCCTGCCCGAGGGCGTGGACGCCGAGCCGCAGCAGACCATTGGCGTGGAGCGGGTGCTCCACCGCGCCGCCATGCACGCGCTGTCCGCCGAGCAGAAGCTCATTGACGGCGGGGACGTGCTGGTGGCCCTCTTCCGCGAGGACGAGAGCCACGCGCTCTACCTGCTCCAGCAGGAGGGCGTCACCCGGCTGGACCTCCTCAACTACATCTCCCACGGCGTCACCAAGGACGGCGAGGGTGAGGGCGAGGAGGGCGCCGGCCACGCCGCCCCCGCGGGCGACGACGACGAGGGCGAGTCCTCCAAGAAGAGCCCGCTGGAGGCCTACACGGTGCAGCTCAACATCGAGGCCAGGGAGGGGCGCATCGACCCGCTCATCGGCCGCGAGAAGGAGCTGGAGCGCACCATCCAGGTGCTCTGCCGCCGCCGGAAGAACAACCCGCTCTACGTGGGCGAGGCGGGCGTGGGCAAGACGGCCATCGCGGAAGGGCTGGCGCTGCACATCCACGAAGGCCGCGTGCCGGAGGTGCTGAAGGACGCCGTCGTCTACTCACTGGACATGGGCGCGCTGCTGGCGGGCACCAAGTTCCGCGGCCAGTTCGAGGAGCGGCTCAAGGGCGTGCTCAAGGCCCTGAAGGAGCAGCCGAACGCCGTCCTCTTCATCGACGAAATCCACACCATCGTCGGGGCCGGCGCCACCAGCGGCGGCTCCATGGACGCCTCCAACCTGCTCAAACCCGCGCTGGCCAGCGGGCGGCTGCGCTGCATCGGCTCCACGACGTACCAGGAGTACAAGTCCGCCTTCGAGCGAGACCGCGCCCTGTCCCGCCGCTTCCAGAAGATTGAGGTGGGCGAGCCCTCCATCGAGGACACCGTCCTCATCCTGGAGGGGCTGAAGAGCCGCTACGAGGAGCACCACGGGGTGAAGTACCAGCCCGAGGCCATCCGCGCCGCGGCGGAGCTGTCCGCCAAGCACATCAATGACCGGTTCCTGCCGGACAAGGCCATCGACGTCATCGACGAGACGGGCTCGGCCGAGCGGCTCAAGCCGGAGGGCCAGCGCTCCGGCACCGTCACCGGCGCGGACGTGGAGGCCGTCGTCGCGAAGATGGCGCGCATCCCCGCCAAGAGCGTGTCCGCCAGCGAGGGCGTGCAGCTGCAGAATCTGGAGAAGGACCTCCAGGGCGTCATCTTCGGGCAGGACTCGGCCATCAAGGACCTGGTCAGCGCCATCATGCTGGCCCGCTCCGGCCTGCGCGCGCCGGAGAAGCCCATTGGCTCGTTCCTCTTCTCCGGCCCCACGGGCGTGGGCAAGACGGAGCTGGCCAAGCAGCTCGCGCAGTCGCTGGGCGTGGAGTTCCTGCGCTATGACATGAGCGAGTACTCGGAGAAGCACACCGTGAGCCGGCTCATCGGCGCGCCGCCGGGCTACGTCGGCTTCGACCAGGGCGGCCTGCTCACGGACGCCGTGCGCAAGCACCCCTACGCCGTCGTGGTGCTGGATGAAATCGAGAAGGCCCACCCGGACCTCTTCAACATCCTGCTCCAGGTGATGGACCACGCGACGCTGACGGACAACAACGGCCGCAAGGCCGACTTCCGCAACATCGTCCTCATCCTCACCACCAACGCGGGCGCCCAGGAGATGAGCACCAAGGCCATTGGCTTCGGTGACCTCGCGAAGCCGGCGGACGCCACCCGCGCGAAGAAGGCGATTGAGCGCACCTTCACGCCGGAGTTCCGCAACCGCCTGGACGGGTGGATTCTCTTCTCCGGCCTGCCACCCGAGGTCATCCTCAAGGTGGTGGACAAGGAGGTGCGCCTGCTCCAGAAGATGCTGGACGAGAAGAAGGTGAAGCTGTCGCTGACGCCCGCCGCCCGCGCGTGGCTGGCCGAGCACGGCTATGACCCGGCCTTCGGCGCCCGGCCCATGGCCCGGCTGGTGGACAACTCGCTGAAGAAGCCGCTCGCCCAGGCCCTCCTCTTCGGCGACCTCAAGGACGGCGGCACCGCCTACTACGACGTGGACGGCGACAGCCTCAAGCTGCGCACCGAGCCCGCCACCGCCGAAGTCGCATAG
- a CDS encoding GNAT family N-acetyltransferase, with the protein MSTPLPTTLRILRSLTELPRATWDALVDARATPFLEWTFLAALEESGCAAPERGWHPRHLTLWRGSRLVAAAPAYLKDDSDGEFVFDSPWATAAERAGLRYYPKLVLAVPFTPATGRRVLVAPGEDRAAREAELHAAAQEFARAERLSGVHVLFPTEEELPVLEAQGFAVRLGVQYHWRNRGYRTLEDFLARFHARRRHQLRRELRALSEQGISVRTLRGEALANVDPDTVYRLYAATVDKYPWGQRFLTPDFFARLLARFRHRCEWVEARREGRLVAGAFNFTGANVLYGRYWGCFEEHPFLHFNVCLYHPVTEGIASGLERFEPGAGGEHKLTRGFEPRLTYSAHLLLHPGMDRAVRGFLAHERAAVEGGLPQWRAETGFKEGE; encoded by the coding sequence ATGTCCACCCCGCTCCCCACCACGCTGCGCATCCTGCGCTCCCTCACCGAGCTCCCCCGCGCCACGTGGGACGCGCTGGTGGACGCCCGGGCCACGCCGTTCCTGGAGTGGACCTTCCTCGCCGCGCTGGAGGAGAGCGGCTGCGCGGCGCCGGAGCGGGGCTGGCACCCCCGCCACCTGACGCTCTGGCGCGGCTCGCGCCTGGTGGCCGCCGCGCCCGCCTATCTCAAGGACGACAGCGACGGCGAGTTCGTCTTCGACAGCCCCTGGGCCACCGCCGCCGAGCGCGCCGGCCTGCGCTACTACCCGAAGCTCGTCCTCGCGGTCCCCTTCACCCCCGCCACCGGGCGCCGCGTGCTGGTGGCCCCGGGCGAGGACCGCGCCGCGCGCGAGGCGGAGCTGCACGCCGCCGCCCAGGAGTTCGCCCGCGCCGAGCGCCTGTCCGGCGTCCACGTCCTCTTCCCCACCGAAGAGGAGCTGCCCGTCCTGGAGGCCCAGGGCTTCGCCGTGCGGCTGGGCGTGCAGTACCACTGGCGCAACCGGGGCTACCGGACGCTGGAGGACTTCCTCGCCCGCTTCCACGCCAGGCGCCGCCACCAGCTCCGCCGGGAGCTGCGGGCCCTGTCCGAGCAAGGCATCTCCGTCCGCACCCTGCGGGGGGAGGCCCTGGCCAACGTGGACCCGGACACCGTCTACCGCCTGTACGCCGCCACGGTGGACAAGTACCCGTGGGGCCAGCGCTTCCTCACCCCGGACTTCTTCGCCCGGCTGCTCGCCCGCTTCCGCCACCGCTGCGAGTGGGTGGAGGCCCGCCGGGAAGGCCGGCTGGTGGCCGGTGCGTTCAACTTCACTGGTGCCAACGTTCTGTATGGCCGTTACTGGGGCTGCTTCGAGGAGCATCCCTTCCTTCACTTCAACGTCTGCCTGTACCACCCCGTCACGGAGGGCATCGCCTCCGGCCTGGAGCGCTTCGAGCCGGGCGCGGGCGGGGAGCACAAGCTCACCCGGGGCTTCGAGCCGCGCCTCACGTACAGTGCGCACCTGCTCCTCCACCCGGGCATGGACAGGGCCGTGCGCGGCTTCCTGGCCCACGAGCGGGCAGCCGTCGAGGGGGGCCTGCCCCAGTGGCGGGCGGAGACTGGTTTCAAGGAGGGGGAGTGA
- a CDS encoding chemotaxis protein CheB, producing MSIKRPIRVLVVDDSPTMANMLTALLTEEPRIEVVGRAGDGNRAVQLARLLRPDVITMDLLLPGLDGPGAIAAIMAQSPARILVVSAVAEQRGVDLGFQAMSAGALELIGKPNVTNAEELRRWGKELAHSVCLMAEVPVISRRARATAAPPPPTGARVDIFGVVASTGGPPALAEVLSKLPRSLPVPLLVAQHITVGFTQGMVRWLSQVTPLPVSIAKDGERLEPGHVYFPLDGNDLLVDAAGLARLQPSRGGPCPSGDVMLASLAAAFGRRSGGVVLTGMGEDGARGLLAIRKAGGVTYSQDEASSVVFGMPRAAIEVKATDQGVPLSSLPELILQSCTFAPFRSGRPDGGPAR from the coding sequence GTGAGCATCAAGCGGCCCATCCGGGTCCTCGTGGTGGACGACTCGCCCACCATGGCCAACATGCTGACGGCCCTCCTCACGGAGGAGCCGCGCATCGAGGTCGTGGGCCGCGCGGGCGACGGCAACCGCGCCGTGCAGCTCGCGCGGCTCCTGCGCCCCGACGTCATCACCATGGACCTGCTGCTGCCCGGGCTGGATGGGCCGGGGGCCATCGCGGCCATCATGGCCCAGTCCCCCGCGCGCATCCTCGTGGTGAGCGCGGTGGCGGAGCAGCGCGGCGTGGACCTGGGCTTCCAGGCGATGAGCGCCGGCGCGCTGGAGCTCATCGGCAAGCCCAACGTGACGAACGCGGAGGAGCTGCGCCGCTGGGGCAAGGAGCTGGCGCACTCGGTGTGCCTCATGGCGGAGGTGCCGGTCATCTCCCGCCGGGCGCGCGCCACCGCGGCCCCGCCGCCGCCCACCGGCGCGCGGGTGGACATCTTCGGTGTGGTGGCCTCCACGGGCGGGCCGCCCGCGCTGGCGGAGGTGCTGTCCAAGCTGCCCCGCTCGCTGCCGGTGCCGCTGCTCGTGGCCCAGCACATCACCGTGGGCTTCACCCAGGGCATGGTGCGCTGGCTGTCCCAGGTGACGCCGCTGCCGGTGTCCATCGCCAAGGACGGCGAGCGGCTGGAGCCGGGCCACGTGTACTTCCCGCTGGACGGGAACGACCTGCTGGTGGACGCGGCCGGGCTGGCGCGGCTGCAGCCCAGCCGGGGCGGGCCGTGCCCCAGCGGAGACGTGATGCTGGCGTCGCTGGCCGCCGCCTTCGGCCGGCGCAGCGGCGGCGTGGTCCTCACCGGCATGGGCGAGGACGGCGCGCGGGGCCTGCTCGCCATCCGCAAGGCGGGCGGCGTCACCTACTCCCAGGACGAGGCGTCCTCGGTCGTCTTCGGCATGCCGCGCGCCGCCATTGAAGTGAAGGCCACCGACCAGGGCGTGCCCCTGTCCTCGCTGCCGGAGCTCATCCTGCAGAGCTGTACCTTCGCCCCCTTCCGAAGCGGGCGCCCGGATGGAGGTCCCGCCCGGTGA
- a CDS encoding NifU family protein, whose amino-acid sequence MSVNIQLEWTPNPSTLKYVVDRRLLAGGAVNITNRDDAQVKSPLARKLMDVRGVTAVMIGTNFVTVTKGEEGEWDELNDEVMATLDTHLTANEPVVDEAALAAAREAAGQGAGGSVEGRIQDILDSEIRPAVAMDGGDITLDRFEDGIVYLHMKGSCAGCPSSTATLKMGIEGRLREMIPEVLEVVSV is encoded by the coding sequence ATGTCGGTGAACATCCAGCTCGAGTGGACCCCGAACCCCAGCACGCTGAAGTACGTGGTGGACCGGCGGTTGTTGGCGGGCGGCGCGGTGAACATCACGAACCGCGACGATGCCCAGGTGAAGTCCCCGCTGGCGCGCAAGCTGATGGACGTGCGTGGCGTCACGGCGGTGATGATTGGCACCAACTTCGTGACGGTGACGAAGGGGGAGGAGGGGGAGTGGGACGAGCTCAATGACGAGGTCATGGCCACGCTCGACACGCACCTGACGGCCAACGAGCCGGTGGTGGACGAGGCGGCGCTGGCGGCGGCCCGCGAGGCGGCCGGGCAGGGCGCGGGTGGCTCGGTGGAGGGGCGCATCCAGGACATCCTGGACAGCGAAATCCGCCCGGCGGTGGCCATGGACGGTGGTGACATCACCCTGGACCGCTTCGAGGACGGCATCGTCTACCTGCACATGAAGGGCTCGTGCGCGGGCTGCCCGTCGTCCACGGCGACGCTGAAGATGGGCATCGAGGGGCGCCTGCGGGAGATGATTCCCGAGGTGCTCGAAGTGGTGTCCGTCTGA
- a CDS encoding ATP-dependent Clp protease adaptor ClpS, producing the protein MAQKHEHDTSVITETAPKQKLKKPPLYKVLLHNDNYTTREFVVAVLKEVFHKSETDAVQIMLHVHYNGVGVAGVYTYDVAETKIQTVEAAAQENDMPLRLSMEPEEG; encoded by the coding sequence ATGGCGCAGAAGCATGAGCACGATACCTCCGTCATCACGGAGACCGCCCCCAAGCAGAAGCTCAAGAAGCCGCCGCTCTACAAGGTGCTCCTGCACAACGACAACTACACGACCCGCGAGTTCGTCGTGGCCGTGCTCAAGGAGGTCTTCCACAAGTCGGAGACGGATGCCGTGCAGATCATGCTGCACGTTCATTACAACGGTGTCGGGGTGGCCGGCGTCTATACGTACGACGTCGCCGAAACGAAGATTCAGACGGTGGAGGCCGCGGCGCAGGAGAACGACATGCCGCTGCGGCTCTCCATGGAACCCGAGGAAGGTTGA